In a genomic window of Drosophila takahashii strain IR98-3 E-12201 chromosome 3L, DtakHiC1v2, whole genome shotgun sequence:
- the LOC108055374 gene encoding oxysterol-binding protein-related protein 11, with translation MESNLNRIIRESAKLKLSGQLSKYTNVMKGWQYRWFTVDAKTGSLSYYLCDSSTVGDDIAPSPHVLASAPRGQVQLAGAVVYPSDEDSRTFAIACASGDTVKLRANDARARQEWVDGLRAVVESHMKAMDISNSSPLPPRELLAASDAMVSARQALYLTEQCNASLARAIESIDCASFSPTDPDLLLLKAISTASTQCLGQCLGLLQRHQEINQPPAEAAPLVL, from the exons ATGGAGAGCAATCTGAACAGGATTATCCGGGAGTCCGCGAAGCTGAAACTCAGCGGACAGCTCAGCAAATACACGAATGTGATGAAGG GCTGGCAGTACCGCTGGTTCACAGTGGACGCAAAGACCGGATCGCTGAGCTACTACTTGTGCGACTCCTCGACGGTGGGCGACGACATCGCTCCCTCGCCCCACGTGCTCGCCAGTGCGCCGAGGGGTCAGGTGCAGTTGGCTGGCGCCGTGGTCTATCCAAGTGACGAGGACTCCAGGACCTTCGCCATCGCCTGTGCCTCCGGGGACACGGTGAAGCTGAGGGCCAACGATGCCAGGGCTCGGCAGGAGTGGGTCGATGGCCTGCGCGCGGTGGTCGAGAGCCACATGAAGGCCATGGACATCAGCAACTCgtcgccgctgccgccgcgcGAACTGCTGGCCGCCTCTGATGCCATGGTCTCAGCTCGCCAGGCTTTGTATCTCACTGAACAATG CAACGCTTCTTTGGCCCGGGCCATCGAGAGCATCGACTGCGCTTCCTTCTCGCCCACGGATCCCGATCTCCTCCTGCTCAAGGCCATCTCGACGGCCAGCACCCAGTGTTTGGGCCAGTGTTTGGGCCTGCTGCAGCGCCACCAGGAGATCAATCAGCCGCCGGCGGAGGCCGCTCCCCTGGTGCTCTGA